One Phoenix dactylifera cultivar Barhee BC4 chromosome 14, palm_55x_up_171113_PBpolish2nd_filt_p, whole genome shotgun sequence DNA window includes the following coding sequences:
- the LOC103714306 gene encoding lysosomal Pro-X carboxypeptidase-like: MEMETWRPVLVFLLFLPSVLLFCNSANAKRSPLFPAFLKAGLKQSSDSGRGLYETRYFTQGLDHFDFTPQSYGTFQQRYLVNDTHWGGKGAPIFVYTGNEGDIGWFAQNTGFMYEIAPYFRALLVFIEHRYYGESMPFGGEEVAYSNATTLGYLSSTQALADYATLIIDLKKNLSSEGSPVVVFGGSYGGMLAAWFRLKYPHVTIGALASSAPILQFDDLVSPYTFDDIVTKDFRSESENCYKVIKNSWKEIEDTASQPGGLEKIEKSFKLCKGQGQGVENWIEIAVIYTAMTDYPTASNFLVPLPAYPVKQMCKAIDNPTAGNDTFARLYGAMNIYYNYSGTETCLAAGGDSDEHGMARGWSWQSCTEMTIVEGGSNNESILPPATYNYTEQAVACQNYYGVAPRPHWITTEFGGHDIRRVLKRFGSNIIFFNGLRDPWSGGGVLKSLSNSLIAIVAPEGAHHVDLRFSTKEDPKWLKTVRTKETKIIAGWLEQYYSDSRST; this comes from the exons ATGGAGATGGAGACCTGGAGACCCGTCCTTGTCTTCCTACTCTTTCTTCCTTCTGTTCTCCTCTTCTGCAACTCGGCCAATGCTAAGCGCTCTCCTCTCTTCCCTGCCTTCCTTAAAGCCGGACTCAAACAGTCTTCAGATTCTGGTAGGGGGCTATATGAGACGAGGTACTTCACGCAGGGACTGGATCACTTTGACTTCACCCCGCAGAGCTACGGAACGTTTCAGCAGAGATACTTGGTGAACGACACGCACTGGGGCGGCAAGGGGGCGCCGATCTTCGTGTACACTGGGAACGAGGGCGACATCGGGTGGTTCGCACAGAACACCGGCTTCATGTACGAGATTGCACCTTACTTCCGGGCTCTCTTGGTCTTCATCGAG cataGGTACTATGGAGAATCCATGCCCTTTGGTGGCGAAGAGGTGGCTTATAGTAATGCAACCACTCTGGGCTATTTGAGCTCAACGCAGGCACTGGCGGACTACGCAACGCTTATCATTGATCTGAAGAAGAATCTGAGCTCAGAAGGGTCTCCTGTTGTGGTCTTCGGAGGTTCTTATGGAGGAA TGTTGGCTGCTTGGTTTAGGCTTAAGTACCCGCATGTCACCATTGGAGCCTTGGCATCATCTGCTCCAATTCTCCAATTTGATGACTTGGTCTCCCCATACACCTTTGACGACATTGTCACAAAGGACTtcagg AGTGAGAGTGAAAATTGCTATAAGGTGATCAAAAATTCATGGAAGGAGATTGAGGATACTGCAAGTCAACCTGGAGGACTTGAAAAAATTGAGAAGTCATTTAAGTTATGCAA AGGCCAAGGTCAAGGAGTGGAAAATTGGATCGAAATTGCCGTAATCTATACCGCCATGACAGACTATCCCACAGCGTCGAATTTTCTTGTTCCTCTTCCAGCTTATCCTGTGAAACAG ATGTGCAAGGCCATCGACAACCCAACGGCGGGCAATGATACATTCGCAAGATTATACGGGGCGATGAACATATACTACAACTACAGTGGGACTGAGACATGTTTAGCTGCCGGTGGTGATTCCGATGAGCATGGCATGGCTCGTGGATGGAGTTGGCAG TCATGCACCGAGATGACTATTGTAGAAGGGGGTAGCAACAATGAGAGCATACTTCCACCAGCCACGTACAATTACACTGAGCAAGCTGTGGCATGCCAAAATTATTACGGTGTGGCACCCAGGCCTCATTGGATCACCACAGAATTTGGAGGACAT GATATAAGAAGGGTGCTGAAACGGTTTGGGAGCAATATCATTTTCTTCAATGGACTAAGAGATCCATGGAGTGGTGGAGG TGTGTTGAAGTCTCTTTCCAACAGCCTGATAGCCATAGTTGCACCTGAAG GGGCTCACCATGTAGACCTGAGATTCTCAACGAAAGAAGACCCCAAGTGGCTCAAAACCGTGAGGACGAAAGAGACCAAGATCATAGCAGGGTGGCTTGAACAATACTATAGTGACTCAAGGAGCACCTAA